AGCGACGACAGGTCGCCGAGGCGGACACCCTCGACGCCGCGCTCCAGCTCGCCCGCGCCCTGGCCTCCGTGGGCGCCGTGCGCTCCGGCCGCCAGCGCGTCAAGGTCGTCCGCCTCGACGCGCCCCGCTGGCCGAGCTGAGCCCGGCCCGCGGGGCAGGCGCTCAGGCGGGCTCGGCGGCGGTGTCCGCGATCGCCGCCAGGCGCTCCTTGACCTGGATGATGCTGGGGTTGGTGAGGGCGGAGCCGTCGGCGAAGCGGACCGTCGGGACGGTCTGGTTGCCGCCGTTCACGCTCATCACGAAGTCGGCCGCGTTCGGGTCCTGCTCGATGTCGATCACGGTGTAGTCGATGCCCTCCCGGTCGAGCTGAGAGCGCAGCCGGTGGCAGTAACCACACCACGTGGTCGAGTACATGGTCAGCATGGACGATCCTCGGGTCGGGGGAGCGGGGGCTCCGGGGGACTCTACGCAACTCAACATCCACAACACCTGGGATGATTCCTTGTTGTGACCCGATTCGCCGACGCCGACACGGCCGCGCAGGTGCTCGCCGGCCTGGACGAGGAGCAGCGGGCGGCGGTCGTCGCGCCCGCCGGCCCGGTCTGCATCCTGGCCGGCGCGGGCACCGGCAAGACCCGGGCGATCACCAGCCGGATCGCGCACCGCGTGGTCACCGGGCAGGTCCAGCCGAAGCACGTGCTCGCGGTCACGTTCACCGCGCGGGCCGCGGCGCAGCTGCGGGAGCGGCTGATCGGGCTGGGCGCGCACGGCGTACAGGCCCGCACCTTCCACGCCGCCGCCCTGCGCCAGCTGCGCTACTTCGCGCCGCGGCTGCTGCGCGGCCGGGACATGCCGCCGCTGGAGGAGAGCAAGGCGAAGCTGGTCACCCTGGCCACGGCGCGCGCCGGGGTGCGGGTCGACCGCACCGGCACCCGCGACCTCGCCGCCGAGATCGAGTGGGCCAAGGCCTGCCTGGTCGAGCCGAACGAGTACGTCGTCGCGGCGGCCAAGGCGGGCCGGGAGACCCCGCTCGACGCGGCCCAGGTCGCCGCCGTCTACACCGCCTACGAGCAGGTCAAGCGGCAGCAAAGCGTGATCGATTTCGAGGACCTGCTGCGCGCCATGTGCTGGGGCATCGAGGAGCATCCCGACGTCGCCGAGCAGGTCCGCGCGCAGTACCGGCACTTCGTCGTCGACGAGTACCAGGACGTGAACCCGCTGCAGCAGCGGCTGCTGGAGGCATGGCTGGGCGGCCGGCGCGACCTCACCGTGGTCGGCGACGCGGCGCAAACCATCTACTCGTTCACCGGGGCGACCTCGGCCTACCTGGTGGACTTCCCGCGGACCCACCGCGACGCCACCGTGGTCCGGCTGGTCCGCGACTACCGGTCCACGCCGCAGGTGGTGGGCCTGGCCAACGCCGTCATCCGGCAGGCGAAGGGCAGCGAGGCCCGGCTGCGGCTGGACCTGGTCGGCCAGCGCCCGGCCGGGCCGGAGCCGGACGCCCGGGTCTTCGCCGACGAGCACACCGAGGCGACCGCGGTGGCCCGCCGCTGCGCCGAGCTGATCGCCGCGGGCACTCCCGCGGCCGGGATCGCCGTGCTGTTCCGGGCCAACGCCCAGTCGGAGACGTACGAGGAGGCGCTGGCCGAGGCCGGGGTGCCGTACGTGCTGCGCGGCGGCGAGCGCTTCTTCGAGCGGGCCGAGATCCGCCGGGCGATGGTGACCCTGCGCGGCGCGTCGCGCACCGACGACGGCCTGGACGACCTGCCCGGCACGGTCAGCGCCGTGCTGACAGGGCTGGGCTGGCAGCCCGAACGCCAGCCGGCCGGCGGTGCGGCGCGCGAGCAGTGGGAGGCGCTGGCCGCGCTGGTGCGGCTGGCCGCCGAGTTCCGCCCGGAGCCGGGCGGCGAGGACGGGCTGGCCGGGTTCAACGCCGAGCTGGCCCGGCGCGCTCAGGCGCAGCACGCCCCGGCCGTGGACGGGGTCACCCTGGCCAGCCTGCACTCGGCCAAGGGCCTGGAGTGGGACGCGGTGTTCCTGGTCGGGCTCGCCGAGGGCACCCTGCCCACGGCGTACGCCCGCAGCCCCGAGGCGCTGGAGGAGGAGCGGCGCCTGCTGTACGTCGGGGTCACCCGCGCCCGGCGCCTGCTCTGGCTGAGCTACGGCGAGGCCCGCTCGCCGGGCGGGCGGCCCCGGCGCCCGTGCCGCTTCCTCCAGGGCGTGCTGTCCGGTTTCGGTGGGCACAGCACCGCGCCGCGCGCCGAGCGGGCGGAGCGGCCGGCCCAGCGCCTGCCCCGCAAGACGGTGATCGTGAGCTGCCGGGTGTGCGGGGCGACCCTGTTCGGCGGGGCGGAACGCAAGCTCGGCCGGTGCGCCGGGTGTCCGTCCTCGCTGGACGAGGAGCTGCTGGAACGGCTGACCGACTGGCGGGCGCGGGCCGCGAAGGCGGAGAGCGTGCCGGCGTACGTCGTCTTCACCGATGCGACGCTGACCGCGCTGGCCGAACGTCAGCCTTCCGACAACGCGGGCCTGGTCCAGATCGCGGGCATCGGCCCGCGCAAACTGGAGAAGTACGGCCAGGCTGTGCTGGCCCTGCTCAACGGCGCGGCGCCCGATGATCTGCTGCCCGCGGAACCCGGCTCAGAAGATCTTCAAAAAGATTTGGCAACAGAGCCGTAAAACCGTTTGCGCGCTCCCGCCCGGGAGGAATAACCTTCGGTCACACCTTCAAGAGCGCGCATCAGTGCTGCTCCTGAGCGGTGATTCACGTTCTGTTCGATTCTAGGGTGCGTTGGAGAGGAGGCGAGTCCCATGGAGATCACGTTCATGACCCCGAACGCTGTGTCGCCGTCGCTCGCCGCTGCCTGCGCGCCGTCGGTCACCGTCTCGCCGAGGAACCGTGCCGTCATCGGTGGCCACGCCACCCGTGGCTTCGCGGCCCCGGCCGTCGCCGGCCTGCTGCCGGTGGCCCAGCTGCCCGCCCTGCGACAGCTGGCCTGGACCCCGATCGAGATCAAGGCGGCCGCCCCGGCGGGCGCCATGACCCTGAAGAGCACCACCCCCAGCACCACCAGCACCACCCTGGCCTACCGGGTCCAGGAGTCCACGGGCGTCAAGCTCGATGGATTCGGCGGTGTTCCACCTCGAGGTAAACCAAAGGTCTGACCAGACCACCGGCTCACCTCGAGGCCGCGGAACCCGTACACCGGGATCCGCGGCCTTAGTTATTTCCACCCCCCATGGAAAGCCGATCCACGAGATCGCGATGAAAGGAAGGTGACCGGAAGATGAGTCTGGCGTTGGCCCCAGCCCTCGACTTCAGCGTCGAGCTGGGTGCGGAGCTGCCCTGCCGGAAGTTCGACCCGGACCTCTGGTTCTCCGACGCTCCTGCGGAGCTTGAGCTGGCGAAGTCGCTCTGCGGCGAGTGCCCGCTCAAGGTCGAGTGCCTCTCCGGGGCGCTGGAGCGCGAGGAGCCCTGGGGCGTCTGGGGCGGCGAGATCTTCGAGCGTGGTGCGGTCGTGGCGCGCAAGCGTCCGCGTGGCCGTCCGCGTAAGGACGACCTCGCTCGCGAGGCGGCCCTGGTGGCCGAGACCGAGGCGCGCGTCGCCGCGGTCACCGCTCGCGAGGCGGTCCGGCTCGCTGCCTGAGCAGCAACTCCGCAACACCCAATCCAGCCGCCTGCCGGCTACGCAACTACTCGAGAAACGGAACGAAGAAATGAGAAGCGAGATGAGCGACATCTATATGATCCACGAAGTCATGAGCCGGGCCCGAATGCTTGAGCCTCAGACCATCCCCTCTGAGGCTTCCCGTTCCGCCCGTCAGATCATGGTCCGTGCGCGTAAGCGCGCTCGTGATCTGTCGCAGCGCTAAGCAAGTGATGACCGAAGCTCCCGCCGGGCTGTTCAGCCGGGCGGGAGCTTCGCTCGTATAAGGGCGCTTGATCGCGACTTCGTGTCCAAACCTGCGGCTCAGCCCCACATTCCGACACCAAGCCGCGATCATGGCGCAGCAAGGGCAGGGCTCACTCCGGGTCGGCGAAGCCGGGGAGCCAGCGCTCCAGGATGGCCCGGTACTGCGCCTTGGCCTCCAGCTGGCAGAGCACGCCGATGGAGCCCAGCGTCACCCGGTGGATCATCAGGTACGACGGGGGCAGGTTGAGCTGCCGCCCGAGCTGGTACGCGGGGCTGCGCGGGCTCGCCAGCCGGGCCGCCTCCTCGCGCAGCCAGGCCCGGCTGAACCGGAACTCCTCGTCGGCCAGCGGATCCAGCATCGGGCGCACGTAGTCGAGCACCGCCTGCGCGTCGATGTCGGAGTCCTTGCGCAGGAAACCCTCGCCGCGCAGCCCGGCCAGCACCTCGTCGGCCCGGCCCGCCAGCGCCAGCCGGGTGATCCGGCCGACCGGCTCGGGCAGCCCCTGCGGCAGCCGGGCCACGGCCCCGAAGTCGATCACGGCGAGCCGCCCGTCGGGCAGCAGCCGGTAGTTGCCGGGGTGCGGGTCGGCGTGCAGCAGCCCGGCCCGCTCCGGCGCGGAGAAGTGCAGCGTGGCCATCAGCGCCCCGGCCCGGTCGCGCTGCGCCACGGTGCCCGAGCCGATGATCTTCGAGAGCGGGATGCCCTCCACCCACTCGGTGACGATGACCCGGGGCGCCGCGGCCATCACCCGGGGCACCAGGAAGTCCTCGTCACCGGCGTACGCCTCGGCGAACGCGCGCTGGCTGGCCGCCTCCAGCTGGTAGTCCAGCTCCTCCACGACGCGCTCGCGCAGCTCGGTCACCAGCGGCTTCACGTCCAGGCCGGGCTGGATCACCTTGAACAGGCCCGCCAGCCGGGACAGCTGGGTCAGGTCCGCGATGAGCGCGTCCCCCGCCCCGGGGTACTGCACCTTCACCGCGACCGGGACGCCCGCCCGCTTGCGCGGCAGCTTCCACTCGGCCCGGTGCACCTGGCCGATGCTGGCGGCCGCGGCCGGGGCGTCGTCGAACTCGCGGAACAGGGCCCGCCAGTCCGCGCCCAGCTGCTCGGCCAGCACCTTGTGCACGGTCGCCGCGGGCAGCGGCGGGGCCGCCTCCTGCAGCTTGGTCAGCGCCTCCCGGTACGGCTCGGCCAGCGCGTCCGGCAGCGCCGCCTCGAACACGCTCAGCGCCTGGCCGAGCTTCATCGCGCCGCCCTTGAGCTGGCCGAGCACGCTGAACAGCTGCTCGGCCGTGCGCTCCTGGATCTCCGCCGAGATCACGTCGGAGGCCAGCCCGGTGACCCGCTTGCCGAAGCCGAGCACGGTGCGCCCGGCGAAACCCAGGGGCAGCGAGGCCAGCTTGGCGGTACGGGACACGGCGCGGCGCGGGATGTCGGTCACCGTGCCATTGTGGCCGACTCGCCGCGTTTCGGCCGCTCCTGAGCGGTGAAGACCGTGTGGAGATGTCGAGGTCACCGGCGCCGGGTGCAGTCGCACGCGGGATGCGGCGTCCAGGTGCGCCGCCGCCAGGGGCGTACCCCGTTGATCTCCACGGTGGTGCCGACGGTGGTCGGCTCGGCGCCGTCGAGGTAGGCCAGCACCTCGGCCGCGGCGAAACCGGCCGCGGTGAGCCGGGTCGCCGCGGCGCACGGATCCCGGCCCGGCCCGGCGGCGAGCTGGGCGGCGAGCGCGGGCCAGTCCGGGTCGCGGTCGGTGCGGTGCAGGTCCAGGCAGCGCAGGCAGGGCCCGCCGGAGGCGGGCACCAGCGGCCCGACCACCGCGATCCCGTCGCGTACGGCGAGCGCCAGGTGCGGCACCCGGCGGCGCGTGCCGCGGCTGGACACCGCGTACCCGACCTGCACCCGGAAGGTGGCGTCGGTGGCCCGCAGCGTGCCCGGGGGCCGGTCGGCCGGGGCGGGCGCCTCCGGCCGGCCGGCGGCCACCGCCGCCGACTCGCCCGCGGCGGCCACCACGCCGACCTTGCCCACCCCGGCGTCCGACAGCGTCGTGGCGACCAGCCGGGCGAGCGGTCCGGTGCCCGCCACGATCACCCGCGCCCGGGCACGGCGCTGCAGCACGCGGGCGGGGGTGCCCGCCGTCTCGGCCTGGCGCAGCGCCAGCGCGGCGGCCTCGTCGCCCAGCCGTTCCCGCCGGGACGCGGGCAGCGCGGCGGGCATCAGCGCCTGCGCGGGCACCACCAGACCGCGCTCGGCGAGGGCGGCCAGCACCGCGAACACGTCGTCGGGACGCATGCCCAGGCGGCTCATCTCGGCCAGCAGCGCGCGCTCCGTCCGGGACCCGTCGAGCAGCTCCAGCAGCCGGGCGGCGGAGCGGTGCGGCAGTTCGAGCACGACCGCGTACTCGGGGTCGGTGCCCAGCTGGACGGTGAGCGGGTCGCGCCACATCGGGCGCAGGCCCGGCAGCAGCGCCGGGCGGGTCATCGGCGGGCGGTTCACAGCCGGTCACGGTGCCAGCCGCGACCCCGGCCGATCCCGTTTTCCACAGGCTGTTCCCTGTGATCATCAGGTTTTCCACAGGCCTGACCTGCGTTGTCCACAGATCTTGGGGAAAACTGTCGGGTAGACGACAGGGGCCCGCGGTTACCGCGGGCTCCTGTCTGCCGTTGTTCCTCAGGCCTTGCCGAGAATGCGGTTCACGGTCGTGCCGCAGACGGGGCAGGGCCCCTTGGCCATCCGCATGCCAGTCTTGGAGATCTCCACCTTGCCGGTGAAATCACGCTTTTCCTTGCACTTCACGCAGTAGCCGTTGTACTTCTCTTCGGCCACGATTCCTCCTCATGATCCACGGTGACTCGTCCGGCGCTCGCGCTGTGACGGTGGAAGTCTGCCTGCCCTGATCGATCAGATAAGTCAGGTTACGCGGGACACGCCGGAGTCATCACGCTTGTAGAAAATGAGGCATTTTCTGGAAGTCGCCTGTGCATTGAGCAATGTCCCCTTATGCGGACTGGTCAGGGCCGTACCAGCCGGAAGAATTTTCTTGGCGAATTCGGCAAATCCCAGCAATTCTGGCGATGATCACAAGATTGACCCTTGCGGAACCCTGGCATCGGGCCGCTAGCGTCCATGCCGTGAGCAACACCCCCCTGGTCGCCCCCGGGTGCCCCCTGGCCTGCGCCGGTCACTAGATGGCCGCCGCACGCAAACCCGTGGTTGAGGTCCGGCGCAGCGAGCGCCGGCGGCGGACGGTGTCCGCCTACCGGGAGGGCGAGCGGGTCGTGGTGCTCATCCCCAGCCAGTTCTCCCGCGCGGAGGAGAGCGAGTGGGTCGGCAAGATGCTCGCCCGGCTCGCCGCCCGCGACCTGCGCAGCCAGCGCAGCGACGCCGACCTGGCGGTGCGGGCCCGGCAGCTGGCCGGCCGCTACCTGACCGAGTTCGGCGCGATCGCGGTGCCCGCCAGCGTGCGCTGGGTGTCCAATCAGCACGGCCGCTGGGGCTCCTGCACGCCCGCCGACCGCACCATCCGGCTGTCCGAGCGGGTCCGCGACATGCCGTCCTGGGTCAGCGACTACGTGCTGCTACACGAACTGGTGCACCTGATCGTGCCCAGCCACAACGCCCGGTTCTGGGAGCTGGTCGGCCGCTACCCCCGCACCGAGCGCGCCCGCGGCTACCTCGAAGGCATCGCCGCCGCCGACGCCCGCGCGGAGTAAACGGCGGCCTGCCACCTCGGGTGAGAGGTGACAGGCCGATGTCGGCGACGGTCAGGGCTGCTTGGGGCCGTCCTGCGGGGTGGGGCCCTCCTCGGTGGGCGGGAGGTCGAGGTCGTCCAGGGCGCTGAGGTCGAAGACGGCGCTGTCGGCGCCGCCGGCGTAGCCGACGGGATCGGCGAACGCCTCCTCGTCGGGCAGCAGGTCGGGGTGGGCCCAGAGGGCGTCCCGGCCGTCCACGCCCCGGTGCTCGGTGAGCGCGGCCCACAGCGCGGCGGCCTCGCGCAGCCGCCGGGGCCGCAGCTCCAGGCCGACCAGCGCGGCGAACGTCTGCTCGGCCGGCCCGCCCGCGGCGCGGCGGCGGCGGAACGTCTCGGACAGGCGCACCACGTTGGGCAGGCGACCCTCGGCGGCGCCCTCGACGACGTTGGTCACCCAGCCCTCGACCAGGGCGAGCGCCGTCTCCAGGCGGCGCAGGGCGGCCTGCTGCTGCGGGCTGTCGTCGGGGGTGAAGATGCCTTCGAGCTGGAGCTCGCTCATCGACTCGGGGTCGGCGGGGTTGACCCGGGACAGCGCCTCCTCGATGGCCTCCCGGTCGACCCGGATGCCGTTGGCGTACGTCTCGACGGCGGTGAGCACGTGCCCGCGCAGCCACGGCACGTGGCCGAAGAGGCGCTGGTGGGCGGTCTCCCGCAGGGAGACGAACAGGCGCAGCTCGCCGGGGTCGAGTTCGAGGCCGGCGCCGTACGCCTTGATGTTGGCGGGCACCAGCGCCGCGGTGCCCCGGGGGCCGAGCGGCAGGCCGATGTCGCCGGCCGACAGCACCTCGACGGCGAGCTTTGCCAGCGCGGCGCCGAACTGGCCGCCGAACAGGGCGCCGCCCAGGCTGCTGATCATCGAGGCCATCGGGCCGAGCTGGGCGCGGGCCTCCGGCGGGACCAGATCGCCCATGGCGGCGACCATGCGCTCGGCGACGGGGTCGGCGAGCTTGCGCCACACGTCCAGCGTGTTGAAGATCCACTCGTTGCGGTTCCAGGCGGCGGTGGTGACCAGGCCGCTGGGCAGCGCGGTGGCGGGGTTGAGCCACAGGTCGGCCAGCCGCAGCGCCTCGTCCACCTCGGCGCGGTCGGCGGCGGACACGGCGGGATCGCCCTCGCTGTTGAGCGAGGTGGTGGCGACCTGGCGGGCCAGGTCCCAGTTGACGGGGCCGCCGCCGGACTGGGACATGGCCATGAGCTGCTGCAACCCGGCGAGGAACTGCTGCATCTGCTGCGGGTCGTTGGGATCTGGCGGTTGGCCGCCCGGAAGGGCGAACCCGAACGGGGTGTCAGGCACGCTCTCCACCGTACGCGCACTTGAGTCCAACTGACTCATAGCGGGGGCAGGATCGGGGACGAGTCAGGGTCCGGCGGGTCGGGCAGGGGCCCGGCTAGGCTGGCCGCCATGAGACGTCGCGGGTTGACTGTGGTGCTGGGCGCCGCCTTTGCCGTGCTGCTGCTGCTGGGCATCGGCCAGGTGCGGGTGCCGTACGTCGTGGAGAGCGCCGGCCCCACCGTGGACACGCTGACCGCCGTCGACGAGAACGGCGAGCTGTGCGACCCGGCCGCGAAGGACGCGGCGAAGGGCTGCCACGAGGTCATCTCGGTCACCGGCGACGGCGGCCCCGCGGTCTCGAAGTCCGACGGGCAGCTGCGCCTGGTCACGGTCAACGTGCAGTCGTCGACCGATCTGCTGTCGGTGATCCGCGGCTGGTGGTCCGACGAGGAGGCGGTCGTGCCGTACGAGCTGCTCTACCCGCCGGACCAGACCCGCGAGGAGATCGACCAGCAGGGCCAGGAGGCGTTCCAGAACTCGCAGACCAGCGCGGAGACCGCGGCGCTGCGCGAGCTGGGCTACCCGGTGCGGGTGACCGTGAGCAAGGTGGTCGAGGGCGGCCCGTCCGACGGGAAGCTGAAGGTGAACGACGTCATCGACACGGTCGACGGCACCGCGGTCACCTCGAACGGCAAGCTGCTGGAGCTGATCCAGGCCAAGCCGGCCGGCACCGCGCTGAAGCTCGGCGTGACCCGCGACGGCGCGCCGGCCACCGTGGAGGTCACCACGAAGGCCGCCTCGGACACCGACAGCACCCCGCGGGTCGGCATCGAGGTGGACACCAAGCAGCCGCACCCGTTCACGCTGAACATCAAGCTGGACGACATCGCCGGGCCGAGCGCGGGCCTGATGTTCGCGCTGGGCATCATCGACAAGCTGACGCCGGAGGACCTCACCGGCGGCAAGGTCATCGCGGGCACCGGCACCATCGACGACGAGGGCAACGTCGGCCCGATCGGCGGCATCCCGCAGAAGCTGTACGGCGCCAGGGACGCGGGCGCGAAGTGGTTCCTCACCCCGGTCGACAACTGCGCAGAGGCCAAGGCGAACGCGCTGCCGGACCTGCCCCTGGTGAAGGTCGCCACGCTGGACGACGCGCTGGCCGCGCTGAAGACCATCAACGCGGGCGGTACGCCGCCTTCCTGTTAAGAAGCTGAGAACGCCCCGGTGGGAGGCCTTCCTCCCTGCCGCGCTCTTGCACGGCAACGTAGGCTTCCACCGTGGTCAACCGATCAAGTCAACTGCCGCACATGAGCCGGCGCGGTCGCGCGTGGCTCATCGTGCTGACCGGCCTGCTGATCTTCTTCGCCGTCCTGGGCTGGGTGGTGGAGGCCTGGACCGAGTGGCTCTGGTTCGACGAACTGGGCGCGACCCAGGTCTTCTCCGGGCAGCTCGGCACCCGGATAGGGCTGTTCGCGGTGTTCGGCCTGATCATCGGGGCGTTCATCTTCGGCAACCTCTACCTGGCGTACCGGCTGCGCCCGTTCCTGCCGCCCACCGGGGTGGAGCAGCAGGCCCTGGAGCGTTACCGCTATGTGCTGGGGCCGCACCTGATCCGCTGGTTCGCGCTGGCCTCGGGCGCGGTGGCCTTCTTCGCCGGCCTGGCCGCGCAGGGCCACTGGCAGCAGTGGCTGCTGTTCGAGCACGCCAAGCCGTTCGGCCAGAAGGACCCGCAGTTCGGCATCGACGTGGGCTTCTACGTGTTCAAGCTGCCGTTCTGGCAGTACCTGCTCAACACCGGCTTCACGGTGACCGTGCTGGCGCTGATCGGCGCGCTGGGCGTGCACTACCTCTACGGCGGGGTGCGGCTGTCCGGCCCCGGCGACCGGATGACCACCGGCGCCCGTGCCCACCTGACCGGGCTGGTCGCGCTGTTCGTCAGCCTCAAGGCGGTCGCGTACGTGCTGGACCGCCGGGCGCTGCTGCTGGACACCATCGCCGGCACCGACCTGACCGGCGCCGGGTACACCGACATCCAGGCGCTGCTGCCGGCCAAGGAGATGCTCACCTACATCTCGGTGATCGTCGTGATCGCGATCCTGGTCTTCTCGAACGCGGTGATGCGCAACCTGGTGTGGCCGGGCGTGGCGCTGGGCCTGCTGGCCATCTCGGCGGTCGCCATCGGCGGCATCTACCCGTGGGGCGTGCAGACGTTCCAGGTCGACCCGAGCCGCAACGTGAAGGAAGCGCAGTACATCGACCGCACCATCGCGGCGACCCGCGCGGCGTACGGCCTGGACACGGCCAAGAACACGCCCTACGCGTCGGACACGGTGGTGCCGCCGGCCGCGCTCGCGCAGGACAAGACGATCGTGCCGAACATCCGCCTGCTCGACCCGTCCGTGGTCGCCGACAGCTACACGCAGCTGTCGCAGGTGCGCAGCTTCTACCAGTTCGGCGACAAGCTGGACATCGACCGGTACACCATCGACGGCAAGACCGCCGACTACGTGGTGGGCCTGCGCGAGATCGAGTACGGCAAGCTGACCTCGGCGCAGAGCAACTGGATCAACAAGCACACGGTCTACACGCACGGCTACGGCCTGGTCGCGGCGCCCGCCAACACCACCGTCTGCGCCGGGCAGCCGTACTTCGTCTCCGGCTTCTTCACCGGCCAGGCGCAGGGCAGCGAGCAGGGCTGCTCGTCGGCGACCGACAAGCTGCCGGTCGAGCAGCCGCGCATCTACTACGGCGAGCGGATGGGCGAGGAGTACGCCATCGTCGGCAAGCCGGACGGCGGGCAGAGCGCCGAGTACGACCGGCCCACCGGTGAGGCGAGCGACGCTCGCTACACCTACACCGGCCAGGGCGGCGTGGAGATCGGCTCGACCTGGCGCCGGCTGCTCTATGCGATCAAGTACGCGGAGTCGAACTTCCTGCTCGCCGACGCGGTCAACGACAACTCGAAGATCCTCTACGAGCGTGACCCGCGCACCCGCGTGCAGAAGGTGGCCCCGTTCCTGACGCTGGACGGCGACCCCTACCCGGCCGCCGTGAACGGGCGCATCGTGTGGATCGTCGACGGTTACACCACCAGCGCGAACTTCCCGTACGCGCAGCGGGTGGACCTGCAGGACGCGACCAGCGACTCGCTGACCGGCGACGGCACCTTCCGGCTCGCCCGGCAGGAGATCAACTACATCCGCAACTCGGTCAAGGCGACGGTCGACGCGTACGACGGCACGGTCACCCTCTACCAGTTCGACGAGACCGACCCGATCCTGCGGGCGTGGAACGACGCCTTCGGCGGCGACCTGGTCAAGCCGAAGGCGGAGATCCCGGCGGAGCTGGCCAGCCACTTCCGCTACCCCGCGGACATGTTCAAGGTGCAGCGCGACCTGCTCACCCGGTTCCACGTCAACAACGCCAACGACTTCTTCAACGCGCCGGACTTCTGGGCCGTGCCGAACGACCCCGCGGGTCGCGCGGACGCCAAGCAGCCGCCGTACTACCTGCTCACCCAGCTGCCCGGGCAGACCGAGCCGCGCTTCCAGCTGACCGCCGCGGTGACCCCGCGGGAGAAGCAGAACCTGGCCGCGCTGATCTCCGGGTCGTACGTCGACGGCAAACCGCACCTGGAGGTGCTGGAGCTGAACAAGGACGGCCGGATCCCCGGACCCGGCCAGGCACAGCAGCTCATGGAGAACTTCGACGCGGCACGCACCCAGCTCAACATCTGGGGCACCAACGTGGTCAAGGGCAACCTGCTGTCCCTGCCGTACGGCGGCGGCATGCTCTACGTCGAGCCGATCTACCTGAAGTCCAGCAACGAGAACCCGTACCCGCTGATGAAGAAGGTGCTGGTCAGCTACGGCGACAAGATCGCCTTCGAGGACACGTTGCAGCAGGGCATCCAGAAGCTGGTCGCGGGCACCACGGGCACGCCGCCGGTGGCCACGCCGGAGCAGCCGCCGCCGCCGACCACCGGGTCGCCCACCCTGGCCGCCGCCGCGGCCAAGGTGAAACAGGCCATCGCCGACCTGCGCGCGGCCCAGCAGTCGGGCAACTTCGAGGCGTACGGCAAGGCGCTGGCGGCGCTGGAGGCGGCGATCAAGGAGTTCGAGGCGGCCGGCGGCAACCAGCCGCAGACCCCGGCGAGCCCGGCACCGCCCACGCCGACGCCGACACCGGCCACGACGGGCTGATCGAGCACGGGGTGAGCGCTGAGACGGCGCTCACCCCGTGTCGATTTGCGGCAGGTGCGATCAACGCGCTAGTGTTTAGGAACCGACGCGGGGTGGAGCAGCTCGGTAGCTCGCTGGGCTCATAACCCAGAGGTCGCAGGTTCAAATCCTGTCCCCGCTACGAACAGAAGACCCGGTTCCCCTGGAGCCGGGTCTTCTTCTTTCTCCAGCTGGGGGTGACCGCTGTGACGAGGGAGGACCTGATCCGGCTGCGCCGGGCGCGCGACCGGATGGACCGCGACTACGCCCAGCCGCTGGACGTGCCCGCGCTGGCCCGCACCGCGCTCATGTCGCCCGGCCACTTCTCGCGCAGCTTCCGGGCCGCCTTCGGCGAGACGCCGTACAGCTACCTGATGACCCGCCGGATCGAGCGGGCCAAGGCGCTGCTGCGCCGCGGCGACCT
The Catellatospora sp. IY07-71 DNA segment above includes these coding regions:
- a CDS encoding WhiB family transcriptional regulator, whose amino-acid sequence is MSLALAPALDFSVELGAELPCRKFDPDLWFSDAPAELELAKSLCGECPLKVECLSGALEREEPWGVWGGEIFERGAVVARKRPRGRPRKDDLAREAALVAETEARVAAVTAREAVRLAA
- a CDS encoding mycoredoxin, whose product is MLTMYSTTWCGYCHRLRSQLDREGIDYTVIDIEQDPNAADFVMSVNGGNQTVPTVRFADGSALTNPSIIQVKERLAAIADTAAEPA
- a CDS encoding DUF5679 domain-containing protein, which encodes MAEEKYNGYCVKCKEKRDFTGKVEISKTGMRMAKGPCPVCGTTVNRILGKA
- a CDS encoding zinc-dependent metalloprotease; the encoded protein is MPDTPFGFALPGGQPPDPNDPQQMQQFLAGLQQLMAMSQSGGGPVNWDLARQVATTSLNSEGDPAVSAADRAEVDEALRLADLWLNPATALPSGLVTTAAWNRNEWIFNTLDVWRKLADPVAERMVAAMGDLVPPEARAQLGPMASMISSLGGALFGGQFGAALAKLAVEVLSAGDIGLPLGPRGTAALVPANIKAYGAGLELDPGELRLFVSLRETAHQRLFGHVPWLRGHVLTAVETYANGIRVDREAIEEALSRVNPADPESMSELQLEGIFTPDDSPQQQAALRRLETALALVEGWVTNVVEGAAEGRLPNVVRLSETFRRRRAAGGPAEQTFAALVGLELRPRRLREAAALWAALTEHRGVDGRDALWAHPDLLPDEEAFADPVGYAGGADSAVFDLSALDDLDLPPTEEGPTPQDGPKQP
- a CDS encoding AarF/ABC1/UbiB kinase family protein, producing the protein MTDIPRRAVSRTAKLASLPLGFAGRTVLGFGKRVTGLASDVISAEIQERTAEQLFSVLGQLKGGAMKLGQALSVFEAALPDALAEPYREALTKLQEAAPPLPAATVHKVLAEQLGADWRALFREFDDAPAAAASIGQVHRAEWKLPRKRAGVPVAVKVQYPGAGDALIADLTQLSRLAGLFKVIQPGLDVKPLVTELRERVVEELDYQLEAASQRAFAEAYAGDEDFLVPRVMAAAPRVIVTEWVEGIPLSKIIGSGTVAQRDRAGALMATLHFSAPERAGLLHADPHPGNYRLLPDGRLAVIDFGAVARLPQGLPEPVGRITRLALAGRADEVLAGLRGEGFLRKDSDIDAQAVLDYVRPMLDPLADEEFRFSRAWLREEAARLASPRSPAYQLGRQLNLPPSYLMIHRVTLGSIGVLCQLEAKAQYRAILERWLPGFADPE
- a CDS encoding M48 family metallopeptidase; the encoded protein is MAAARKPVVEVRRSERRRRTVSAYREGERVVVLIPSQFSRAEESEWVGKMLARLAARDLRSQRSDADLAVRARQLAGRYLTEFGAIAVPASVRWVSNQHGRWGSCTPADRTIRLSERVRDMPSWVSDYVLLHELVHLIVPSHNARFWELVGRYPRTERARGYLEGIAAADARAE
- a CDS encoding ATP-dependent DNA helicase UvrD2 produces the protein MTRFADADTAAQVLAGLDEEQRAAVVAPAGPVCILAGAGTGKTRAITSRIAHRVVTGQVQPKHVLAVTFTARAAAQLRERLIGLGAHGVQARTFHAAALRQLRYFAPRLLRGRDMPPLEESKAKLVTLATARAGVRVDRTGTRDLAAEIEWAKACLVEPNEYVVAAAKAGRETPLDAAQVAAVYTAYEQVKRQQSVIDFEDLLRAMCWGIEEHPDVAEQVRAQYRHFVVDEYQDVNPLQQRLLEAWLGGRRDLTVVGDAAQTIYSFTGATSAYLVDFPRTHRDATVVRLVRDYRSTPQVVGLANAVIRQAKGSEARLRLDLVGQRPAGPEPDARVFADEHTEATAVARRCAELIAAGTPAAGIAVLFRANAQSETYEEALAEAGVPYVLRGGERFFERAEIRRAMVTLRGASRTDDGLDDLPGTVSAVLTGLGWQPERQPAGGAAREQWEALAALVRLAAEFRPEPGGEDGLAGFNAELARRAQAQHAPAVDGVTLASLHSAKGLEWDAVFLVGLAEGTLPTAYARSPEALEEERRLLYVGVTRARRLLWLSYGEARSPGGRPRRPCRFLQGVLSGFGGHSTAPRAERAERPAQRLPRKTVIVSCRVCGATLFGGAERKLGRCAGCPSSLDEELLERLTDWRARAAKAESVPAYVVFTDATLTALAERQPSDNAGLVQIAGIGPRKLEKYGQAVLALLNGAAPDDLLPAEPGSEDLQKDLATEP